GAGTAGGCCGAGGTGTACGCCTGGCCTTTCAGGCCCGCTACCGACGCCACCGTGACGATGCAACCGGCCCGAGCGGCCAGATGGGGAACGGCGGCCTGCGACACGAGAAAGGGACCGGTGAGGTTCACGGCCAGATGGCGTTGCCAGTCCGCCCAGGTCAGGTCTTCGATGCGCGAAAAATGCACGATGCCAGCCACGTTCACGACGATGTCGAGCCCGCCGAGGTGTTCGAGGGCGGCGGCCATGAAGGCACACACCGAGGCTGGGTTGGTGACGTCGCCCTCCCAAACGTCGTCGCTCGGTTGCAGGTCGATCCCCACCACGGTGGCACCCTCGGAGCGCAGTAGCGCCACCGTGGCGGCGCCGATGCCCGAAGCGGCTCCGGTGACCAGGGCGCGACGCCCCTCGAAACGTGTCATCACCGCACCGTACCGGGACATCGCGATTCGATGGTGCCGATCGTGTCGGCCGGGCAGATCTGCCGGGGCTAACGACCTCGACCGGGGGGGCTCAGCCGGGGTGGGGTTCGATGGTTCGGTAATCGCCGAAGGGCGCATCTCGCTTCTGCAAGGCCGCGGTAAGGCCCTTGTCTCTCATTTCGTTGAGGAACACCACAAAACTCTCCTGGTGGATGCCCAGAGCACAGATGTCGGTACCGGCCCGGATGGACTGACGCAGGCCCATGTGGTCCATGGCGCGGTGCACAGTGCGCTTGTTGAGTTGCACGATGTCGGGAGGGAGCAGGGCGATGCGCTCGGCCACCGCCAGCACCGATGCCTCGAGATCGGCGGCCGGGAAGGCTCGGTTGGCCCAGCCCAGTCGGACGGCCTCGGTGCCGGAGATGGAGTCGCCGGTCACCATCATTTCCATGGCCGCCCGCATGCCCAGCAGCCAGGCATGGAACTGCATGTCGGGCACCCCGAACCGCACCGCCGGGTAGCCCATCTTGGCGTCATCGGCCACGTAGACGAGGTCGCAGCCGGTGGCTAGTTCGCTGCCACCAGCCAGGCAGTAGCCGTGCACTTGGGCGAGCACCGGCTTTTGCAGGTCCCAGATCCCCATCCAGGTTTCGGTGACATGCCGCGGCCATTGGCCCTCGCCCGGCGCCGTGAAATGCGGGTAGTCGTGTCCTTCGTTTCCCCCCCCGATGTCGTAGCCCGCGGAAAACGACGTGCCCGCCCCTCGAATGATGGAGACACGAACGTCAGGGTCCACGTCGGCGGCCTGTAGGCCTTCGATCAGTTGACCGCGCAGTGGATTGTTGAGCGCGTTGCGTTTCTCGGGCCGGTTGAGGGTGAAGCGGGCCACATGGGGGGCGGGGGTGTCGATCAGGACGAGTGGGCTGGTCATCTGCTCAACGTAGGCGCAGTTACGAGGTCATGCCGCCCAAACCCACGAGCCCCCGGGCTAGTTCGATTTCTCCCATGTGGCGCAGGCCGTGCTGGTAGATCCAGCATTCAATGGCATCGAGCATCGTGATGCCCTCATCGCCCGCCACGCGAGCGCTGTAGGTATTGGCCACCATCGGGGGCAGGGGACGGGGCACGATCACAGTGGTGAGCGCGGAGGGGTCTAGTTCACTGAGCCAGGTCTCGGTGCGGCTGAACACGGCTCGCTGGTAGTCCCCAAACGCTTCGTAGTCGCCGATGCGTTGCTGCCCCATCTCCTCCACGGTGCGTTCTTTCCCGTGGTCGTCGATGGCCATCCCCACCCGGGCTTGCCACTCATGGTTCCACACGGTGGGCTCACCCATGAGCAGGCTTGAGGACACGTCTTGCATGTTGGTGTAATGAAAGAGACAGAAGGCGATGGGCAGAACGCCCTCACGCTCGAAATGATTCACATGGCTGAGGTCCATGGTGGCGATGGCATCCTCGTACAAGGAGTGCATGGCCCGCATCCGGCGGCGGAGCGAATCGAGTAGCAAAGTCATCCGGCACCCTAGGTATTGTCATAAAATAGTGTCAATCAGTAGCGTACGAACGGTGAAGACGACCGAAGACCCCTCGACGGTCGGCGGCAGCGCCGGGATCGCAATCGGGATGCCGTGATAGAGGCACTGTTGGACCTCTACCGAGCCGGCAATCTTGCCCCTCGTACCGAGGAGATCGCTGAGCGAGCCAGTATCTCCACTCGGTCGTTGTTTCGGTACTTCGATGATGTGGATGCGCTCGTTCGAGAGGCGATAGAGCGACAGCAGAAACTCTTGGCCTCGCTCTTCGCCCTCACCGGGAGGCCGGAGCAACCGCTCCCGGGGCGAGTGGCCAGTGAGTCGGGGCGCATCCGGGCCGTGCTGCGGGGTCAACTGGCGGAGGTCTTCGGGCCAGAGTTACGGCAACTCCCCGCCGCCGAACGCGGCGATGTCCTAGCCGGGCTTGACGTGGCTTCTTCCTGGGAGGCGCGCTACTTATTGCGCAAGGATCAGCGCATGAGTAGCGCCGCCCCCCGACGCGTGACCACTCGTCTCATCATGGGCCTCCTGGGCAGGCCAGTCTGATGCGGGCATCGCAGCGTCGCCACCGGGTGATCGAGGTATCGGCGGAGCGAGCCTGGGAGGTTGTGGGGCGAGCAGCCTTGCTGCATCTCTGGTTCCCCGGCATTACCTCTTGTGTTGTCGAAGGTGACACCCGCACCATCGTGCTGGGGAGCGGTGTGAGCCTGTCTGAAACCATCCTCACCAACGACCCGCTGCAACGCCGATTCCAGTACCGCATCTCCGGGGGGCTGTTCGTAGAGCATCTCGGCACCATCGATGTGATCGCGCTCGAAGAGAATCGCTGCCTGGCCGTCTACAGCAGTGACGCCGATCCCGGGGTGATGGCCATCGTGCTCGGCGGCGCCACCGGGGGCGCCCTGGACGAACTCGCTCGCCAACTTGAGACCGGCGTCGGACCGGCAATCGACGCTCTCACCACCACGGAGACCTAATGGGCCGCAAGATCCTCTTCATCACCACCGATCAGCAGCGCTACGACACGTTGGGGTGCAACGGTGGCGAGTTGAGCCGTACGCCGGTAGTAGACAGCCTCGCCGCCCAGGGAGTGCGTTACGAGCGGGCGGTGCCGCAGTCGGTGGTGTGCATGCCATCGCGCTGCACGATGCTGACCGGTCAGTATCCGAGTACCCACGGGGTGTGGATGAACGGCGTGGCCCTGCCCGTCGATGCTCCCTCGGTGGCCGCAGTGCTCCACCAAGCCGGCTACCGCACGGCACTGGTGGGCAAGCCGCACTTCGAACCGTTTCTCGACCCCTTCAACCGTTTCACCGAGAATCGAATGGCCGCCTCCGGTCTCCCCACGGCGCAGTCGCTTCAGGCGGAGGGCGGGATGGGTCCGCACCGGGGCTTCGATCATCTCGAGTTCGCCGGCCACTCGCCGGTGGGGTCGCTCCATTACGGCCGGTGGATGGTTGAAAACCATTTCGATGCCCTGGGTGGTTTCTACGCCGTGCTCGACAAGGACCTAGAAGTGAACGCCACTGGTGGGGGCGATACGGGAGCGCCACAAGTGCAGGTCAACCCCGTGGCCCGTGAGTGGTATCACACGGATTGGGTGGCCGACCGCACGATCGCCTGGCTCAACGGGTTGGATGCCGATGACGACTGGTTCTGCTGGATGAGTTTCCCGGACCCGCATCATCCGTGGGATCCGCCCGCCTCCGAACTCGGGCGAGTGGATTGGCGCGACGTGCCCCTGCCCGCGGGTTATGTGGAGGACCCCGCCGAACGCGAGCGGATTCTCGACGACAAGCCCCGCCATTGGCGCCTCTGGTACGACGGTAAGTTGGTATCGAACTATGAGGCCCCTACCCGGTGGGTGCCGGCCACGATGACCGCCGATCAGGTGCGGGAAGTGAACGCCGTGAACGCGGTGGAGGTGGAACTCATCGACGAAGCCATCGGTCGGGTACTGGCAGCGGCGGAGGCCAAGGGGTGGGCCGATGACCTCGACGTGGTGTTCACTACCGATCATGGCGAATTGCAAGGAGACTTTGGTCTGCTGTTCAAGGGTCCGTACCACGTCGACGGCCTGATGCGGCTGCCGTTGATCTGGCGGCCGGCGCCCGGTGCCGGGGTAGAGGCAGCCACGGTCACTGCCCCGGTGGGCTTGGTGGATCTCGCCCCCACGTTCTGCGCCATTGCCGGCGTCGACGCGCAGCCCTGGATGGAGGGCCACGCGTTACCGCATCACGATGCTGACGCCACCGCCCGTAAGTTCGAGCGAGTCCTCACCGAATGGGAGAGTGAACTCTTCGGTGTGGCGGTGTATCTCCGCACGATCACCCGGGATGGCTGGGTGTGCACCACCTACCGGCCCGGCACCGTGCACGACGGCAGCGAGGGAGAGTTGTACGACCTCTCCGAAGATCCGCTCCAGCAGGTCAATCGGTGGGACGACGCCGCCGTGAGGTCGATACGCGATGACTTGGTGGCTGATCTAGGGGACCACCTCCCGGCCCCCCGGGTGCCCCGACTCCCCGTCGACGCCCCGGTATGACCACCCCGGTGGCGGGCACCACCGGAGGGGCGTACTGGGATAGTCCGTGGCCGGCCGAAGACGGGGGGGCCCGACGGCAGCAGGTTCCCGTTGGGCATCGCGGCCTGGGGATGGCCACCGGCGCCGCGTTGGTGGTGACCCACCGGGAGTCGCCCGGCACAACGATGGTGGTGCTGCGCGACCCGGGCGAGGTGTACGTGTTGCGCCACGGCTTTGGCCCCCTCGTGGAGTGCTGGGTGGAGCAGATCGATCCGGTCACCCTCGCCGTGTTACGGCGGAGCCCCCCCCTGGCGGCCGGGCCGATGTGGCCGGGCGGGCTGGCCTGTCATGCCGACGGATCTCTCCATGTCGTGTTCGGTAATCACGCCCACCGCCTCGCCGCCGATCTCACTGTGCTGACGTCGGTCACCCTGCCGCGCCCTCGCCCGTACAACTCATTTGTGCTCCTGCCCGACGGCAATCTGGTGACCAAAGACTTCGCCGGACAGCGTCCGGGCGAGCCGGTGACCCCGCGGGAACCGGCCGAGGTGCTCGTCCTGCATCCCGAGACGCTGGAGATACTGGCCCGCCTGATTCTGCCGGAGCCTTCCATCGCCCGTCTCTCCGCCGATGGGTACGACGTGTACGCGGTGGGCGACACCAGCCTGCTGCGAGCGCGCTGGGACGGCAGCGCGTTGGTGCTCGACAACGAGTTCGTGGCGCCCTACCGCACCCTTGAGGGCCAGTCCTACGGATGGGATGCGGTGATCGCCGCCGGGGCGGGGTGGTTCCTCGACAACGGCGAGGGCACCGACTGCTACAACGGCTCTTTCACCGGCGGGGGTGTGGCCGCCGCCCCCCTCCACATCGTGCGAGTGGACCTCGCCACGGCTGCCGTCACCCTCACCGAGGTGTGCGGCCTTCCCGGCGGTTTGATTGCTAATCCGCCGCTGGTGGACGAGGACCGGCGGATCGTGGTGGGTTTCGACAGCAGCAACGGCGTGCTGGCCGCCTTCGACCTTGCCGCCGATGGGACGCTCCACTCTCGCTGGTCCCGTCCGCAAAACCATGCCGCCCATCTGTTGCTGTTTCCCGATACCGGAGAACTCGTGAGCGCCCATCACGATGGCGAGCGCATGGCCGAGGAGGTGGTGGTGCTCGACATTTCTACCGGGTTCGAGCTGGCTCGGGCCGATTCGGGGGGGCCGTTACAGTCGGTTGTGTTCCCCGCCGCTGGCTTCGATGGTGACGCCTACCTCACCTCGTTTTCCACCCTCACCCGGATTCATGGTGAGGCCGTTAGGTGATGGCCCGAGTGTTCATGTCGGCGGACATCAGCGGCAGGGTTTTTTCGGGTACGGCGTCAATCGGGGTTTGTACCTCGGCCACCGTGGGTCCGATCTGGGCGGCTAGTGGCCGCAGGGCCTCGAGGTCGAAGCCGTAGAGGCCGGCGGCGTTGGTCGAGAGCATCATCTGCACCTCGGCGGGCTCGACGCTGCTAAAGCGGGCCCGCAGGTGCTCGCGGGTATGGGGATGGGTGCCTTCGTCATGGGGGTAGTCGCTGCCCCACATGAAGCGGTCGAGACCAATGGTGTGTCGCGCCGCCACGTCGGCGGCTCCGGGCGCGCTCACCCCCATCCACACGTTCTGCCGGAAGTAATCCGTGGCCAGTTGGGGCAGGGCGCCACCCTCGGTGAAGCGGATCTCCCCGGCGGCCCCCGATGCGCTGATACCGGCCATCACCGTGTCGAGTTGATTCAGGAGCGGCGGTACCCACGCACAGCCGGCTTCGGTCATCACGAAGCGGAGCCGGGGGAACCGCTCGAACACCCCGGACAGGGTGAGCTGCACGAATGGGCGTTGGGTGTAGAAGATCACCTCGTTGATGTAGAGCAGCATCGAGGTGGGGTAGGGCCCGTAGTCGGGGTTGCCGGTGCCGCTGTGCACGTTCACCGGGATTTCCAGGTCTTCACACACGGCCCACAGTGGGTCGTAGATGGGGTCGTAGAGCGGCTTCACCCACTTCACATCGGGGGCGATGTTCGGGAGGAGGATCCCGCCGCGCAGGCCGTGGTTTTTGATCCAGTGCACGTCCTGGATGGCGTCGTCGACGTTGTTGAGAAAGATCTGTCCCACCCCGGCGCGACGGGTGGGGAACTCGTTGCACCAATCCACCAGCCAGCGGTTGTGGGCCTGCGCGCCGGCCCGGCGGTGGGCGTACTCCGCCTCGGTGGGTGGTTTGGCGAACAGGACGAAACTGGGGAAGAAGGGGGGCACCGTGTTCGGGAAGACCACCTCGGCCACGATGCCATCGGCCTCTTGCTGCGAGTTGCGCATCTCGTTGTCCCAGTTGCGCAGCCGGCGATTGTCGCCGAGGTCCCGGTACGGGTTCCGGTACTTCTCCCGCCAGGCATCAAAGTCGTCGAGGAACTGTGGGTCGAGGTACTCCCGGTAGGCGGCGTGAGAGCCGCCGGCATGACAGTCGGCAGAGATGATGGTGTAGTGGTCGTCGGCCTCGATGGCATTGTTCATGTGGTTCCTTTCCCCTCTGGTGAGACCAACCTAAGCCCACCCCGGCGGGCGGGGCTCGCCGATCCCTCGGCTCGTAGGTGAGTCCCTCGGGATGCAAGGGTGGAAGGGTGGGTGACGAGTCAGAGCTGAATGAACGACTACGGGCGGCAACTGAGTTGCTCGAGGCCGTGTGTGCGGACCGTTCGCTGCTCGACGGCCTGGGTCCCGAGGAGCGAATCCGTCTTCTGAACGCGGCGGCCAATACCTTCGCCCCCGATGCCGATGCCCGGCGTCAGCAGACAAAGTCTCGCCGCCGCCAGGAAAAAGCCGCCCGAGTGGCGCGTGACGAAGATGTGCTCACCGGTACCGGCATCCGCCAGCTGCGCTCTCGGCCGGTGTTCGTCACCCCGAACGTGTTTGTGCCGGAAGGCGTTGACGCCGCCACCGTGGACGATGAAACCACCGCCCGGGCGGGCGAGGAGTGGCGGGTGGCCGAGCAGCATTGCTACGTGTGCAAGCGGAAGTACGGGGAGGTTCATTTCTTCTACGACCAACTCTGTGGCGAGTGTGCCGCATTCAACTTTGCCAAACGCACCGAGACGGCCGACCTGCGCGGTCGGGTGGCGTTGCTCACCGGGGGGCGAGTGAAGATCGGCTATCAAGCCGGCATCAAACTGTTACGAGCAGGGGCGTTCCTCATCGTGACCACCCGCTTCCCGCAAGACGCCGCCCGGCGCTACAGCGAGGAGGCCGACTTCGCGCAGTGGAGCGACCGCCTTGAGGTCTA
The sequence above is a segment of the Acidimicrobiia bacterium genome. Coding sequences within it:
- a CDS encoding amidohydrolase, whose translation is MNNAIEADDHYTIISADCHAGGSHAAYREYLDPQFLDDFDAWREKYRNPYRDLGDNRRLRNWDNEMRNSQQEADGIVAEVVFPNTVPPFFPSFVLFAKPPTEAEYAHRRAGAQAHNRWLVDWCNEFPTRRAGVGQIFLNNVDDAIQDVHWIKNHGLRGGILLPNIAPDVKWVKPLYDPIYDPLWAVCEDLEIPVNVHSGTGNPDYGPYPTSMLLYINEVIFYTQRPFVQLTLSGVFERFPRLRFVMTEAGCAWVPPLLNQLDTVMAGISASGAAGEIRFTEGGALPQLATDYFRQNVWMGVSAPGAADVAARHTIGLDRFMWGSDYPHDEGTHPHTREHLRARFSSVEPAEVQMMLSTNAAGLYGFDLEALRPLAAQIGPTVAEVQTPIDAVPEKTLPLMSADMNTRAIT
- a CDS encoding TetR family transcriptional regulator — its product is MIEALLDLYRAGNLAPRTEEIAERASISTRSLFRYFDDVDALVREAIERQQKLLASLFALTGRPEQPLPGRVASESGRIRAVLRGQLAEVFGPELRQLPAAERGDVLAGLDVASSWEARYLLRKDQRMSSAAPRRVTTRLIMGLLGRPV
- a CDS encoding SRPBCC family protein; the protein is MRASQRRHRVIEVSAERAWEVVGRAALLHLWFPGITSCVVEGDTRTIVLGSGVSLSETILTNDPLQRRFQYRISGGLFVEHLGTIDVIALEENRCLAVYSSDADPGVMAIVLGGATGGALDELARQLETGVGPAIDALTTTET
- a CDS encoding SDR family oxidoreductase, which gives rise to MRPSAITEPSNPTPAEPPRSRSLAPADLPGRHDRHHRIAMSRYGAVMTRFEGRRALVTGAASGIGAATVALLRSEGATVVGIDLQPSDDVWEGDVTNPASVCAFMAAALEHLGGLDIVVNVAGIVHFSRIEDLTWADWQRHLAVNLTGPFLVSQAAVPHLAARAGCIVTVASVAGLKGQAYTSAYSASKGGAVLFTKSLALELADRGIRVNCVCPGGVDTPLLGPASASIPSDANPRLMDRLHSVIPALVHPDEVAEAIAYLASDAARMITGTALVIDGGTQS
- a CDS encoding enoyl-CoA hydratase, translated to MTSPLVLIDTPAPHVARFTLNRPEKRNALNNPLRGQLIEGLQAADVDPDVRVSIIRGAGTSFSAGYDIGGGNEGHDYPHFTAPGEGQWPRHVTETWMGIWDLQKPVLAQVHGYCLAGGSELATGCDLVYVADDAKMGYPAVRFGVPDMQFHAWLLGMRAAMEMMVTGDSISGTEAVRLGWANRAFPAADLEASVLAVAERIALLPPDIVQLNKRTVHRAMDHMGLRQSIRAGTDICALGIHQESFVVFLNEMRDKGLTAALQKRDAPFGDYRTIEPHPG
- a CDS encoding sulfatase, which translates into the protein MGRKILFITTDQQRYDTLGCNGGELSRTPVVDSLAAQGVRYERAVPQSVVCMPSRCTMLTGQYPSTHGVWMNGVALPVDAPSVAAVLHQAGYRTALVGKPHFEPFLDPFNRFTENRMAASGLPTAQSLQAEGGMGPHRGFDHLEFAGHSPVGSLHYGRWMVENHFDALGGFYAVLDKDLEVNATGGGDTGAPQVQVNPVAREWYHTDWVADRTIAWLNGLDADDDWFCWMSFPDPHHPWDPPASELGRVDWRDVPLPAGYVEDPAERERILDDKPRHWRLWYDGKLVSNYEAPTRWVPATMTADQVREVNAVNAVEVELIDEAIGRVLAAAEAKGWADDLDVVFTTDHGELQGDFGLLFKGPYHVDGLMRLPLIWRPAPGAGVEAATVTAPVGLVDLAPTFCAIAGVDAQPWMEGHALPHHDADATARKFERVLTEWESELFGVAVYLRTITRDGWVCTTYRPGTVHDGSEGELYDLSEDPLQQVNRWDDAAVRSIRDDLVADLGDHLPAPRVPRLPVDAPV